Genomic DNA from Zonotrichia leucophrys gambelii isolate GWCS_2022_RI chromosome 23, RI_Zleu_2.0, whole genome shotgun sequence:
AAATGGATTAAAACTTCCCAAACAAGTATTTTATAAGCCAGACCCTTCACTTACCTCCCCTGCATCAGGACCAGTACTTTGTGGAAAGCCACCTCTGTGGCTTTTGTCACCTGTAGAGTCAGAACacaataaaaactttttttttttcttaaggtaaaaatgcattttttgagTAGAAGTCTCCCCACCAGCGTGGCAAAGCAGACTGGAGAGTTTCCATCTCATGGAGAGTACACTGCTTCCACTTTCCTGaaacatggagaaaataaaatacagcaaaagatGTTTAAAATCAACAGCTCTCATCATCTCAGCACATTTTCAGCCAAATTCTCTTTGCTACTTACACAAGAGGTGGAACCTGCACAGCTTCACTCTTTGGGGCATCAGCAAACTGCTCCCACTGCACTGTAAAAATAACCTTCAAATCATTCCCAGGCTAGCAGGAATCACAAGAGGAGTCTGTCACagattaaatattattatattgaCCCTGGATTCCAGCTTCATCACACCTTAAAATAAGCAGCTCCACATACTTTTAAACATtcaggttattttttaaataactttggTATGAATATACTTTATTCCCAGTTTGACTACACAGTTCTTCACAATCACAGGCCAAGTGCTCAGTGTGCAGCACTTACAAGGCTGTTCAATCTGCATTTTGTGGTTTTCACCTGGAGGTAAGAAGAAACACTTCAAAACCCAGcaacagctggcactgccacacgtgtgtgtgcagcaggagcaaaaaTCAAGACATTTTCAGTGACTTTGATCGTGGGGACGGAAACCAGGAGGAACGAGAGATGGAAACAACCCCGGAAATCAGCTTGTCCATCTCCCTGCCAATGGAAAACTGAGAACAAGCAATactccacagctgctctggccactCCCTTTAGGATCAGCCAAACTGCCCCTCTGAACCATCTGGGGTGAGAGGTTGGTTTTGGCTACTGTATTCCTGAATTAGGCCCTCCCtcattccctgcagctccctcagagGGTCTGGCATGTGGCAGCCATCACCTGTTTAGCCAATTCCCTTCCTGAGAAGGTTCATTCCCAGCCaatccttttttcctgcctgctcagTGGGTGCCCTTCCATGGTCATGTGGAGGTCCAGACCTTGCTGAACTTGAGCTTTTCCTCCAACAACCTCTTTAGAGCTCTCAGAACCTGCTGAAGCTTTGGGGCAGCTTTTTTCCTTACAGCAAGGCTGGAACCCTTCCTTTAGCTCTCTGGAGACCAGGAGAGGACACATCCCACCCAGCAGTCAGGGGGAAAAGACAAGATGCTCTCAGTGAGCAGGCAGAGGGGAGTGCCCCTGACACCAGAACAATCCTCTCCCTTGATGGGACAGCAGAGCACATCTCAACAGGAgattccctgctgcagagccagggaaaaaaCTGAGCCCAGACTGATTTAACAGGACCGAACTGGTCTGGCTGGGCCAGCTCAGGAGCAATCAgagagctggggcaggctcATTGCAGTTAACTTCTTGTCACCGGAGCACCTGGGCTGCCGAGGGCCCAGCAGGGTGCAGGGCTCTGtcaccagggcagggaggtgacacaggacGGCAGCACCTTCCTCAGCAGCCTGACAGGCCAGGAGAGTTCTCAGCAGCCATCCCTGCCCGGGCAGGGCCAGCGGGACGGGAGCTCCTGGCGCAGCCACGGCTCGCCCTGCAGGCCGTGCTCCCAGAGGCAGCACCCGTGTCACGCAGACACCGGACACAGTCTCTCCAAGAAGTCAGCTCTCTTGTGCTCCAGGGCCTGCAGGAAGCCCTGGATCCTCTCCTCCCTCAGGGCCGTGCACTTCTGCAGCAGCGAGCGCCGGCGCCGCGAGTCTCCGTGGGACGGGcagccctcctgctgcagcctcctgctcacGTACGCCtggtccctctccagctgctgccgcctcctctcctccaggtAGGAGTCTCTGGCCTTCTGGAGGGAAAAGCACGAGTGTCAGCACCTTAGCTCACCTGTGGGACAGGGCACAAACAGCCTCTGCttggctgtggagctgcagcttcaCTCTGGCTCTGCCTGTTCCACCTTGAGGCAGCCTGCCCAAAAACACAGGGATGTCCTCCTGGGCCTGGCCTCTgagacacagctctgctcagagcaggaactCCTAGTTAGAACAGACAAAAGTCAGGACAGATTGTGGAAAAACCCTCAGATACTGGAATCAGAGAGGAACAGCTACAGGAGAGCTCCTGAACCCCAACATGCACACTCACTACTGTTATCACAGCGTTTTTGATCCTATTCTCCTGGCTGCTGAAAGGTTTTAGGGGATTCCAAACCATGACTTGCAGGGCAGTTCTTTGAGATGATCCAGTATTGAGCTAATCagctttaaaacaaaagcaggaatAAGCTCAGCATTCCCAAATTTCCGTGATCTAAGGGTGTACTGGCTTGAGAcacagcaggagagaggcaAAGGCTGGAGCCATCCTTGTCTACCCAagtatttgaaatgttttgttgtAGAACATCACTTTTAGATTTCTCCTTATTGCACACATCCTGgcctgcagcttccagcagcaAAAACACATCAGCAGGCAGGAATACTGAggttctatttttaaaaactgtaaaacTGGTCACTGTGACATaaactcacacacacacacacacacttgggAAGTGCTGGTCTTTCAAGCAAGCAAGAAGAATAATTACTGTAATGAGAGCCTGACTCACTCATCCCCACACTTTTCCTGAGCCCAAGGCAGCTACAGCTCTGGAAATTAGCTCTTGTGCTGGCAGTGTGAGCAGAAATATCCCCAGCAAACCCACTGAATGGATGcactcagggctggctgcaAGGATCACCAAGAGCCTGCTGAGCAGGAGACTTCAATCCCTCAAAGCTCAACTCTGTTTGTGGCCCAGGAAAGACTCAGCTCACCCCTGCAGGGGCAGGCTGGCCAGCCAAGCCCTGCATTCCTTCCCAGATCTACCAGGTACcaaaagcaggctccagctgaTCCTGGGACTCCATGGAGAGCAACAACCAGCTGGGAAATAAAATGGCAGCCACTGAAGGTGATGCTGTTTGAGCTGATGGAAGGAGCATTTCTTTTATCCAAGGTCTCCAAATCAAGGGGGATTTCTGTACCTTGTCACCCCTTCCATCCTGCTGCCCATCCACACTCCAAAAGCAGCAGCCCACTCccaaagcaaacacagctgcTGTAAAACATCCTGGATTCTCAGCAAGTCCCCCCATCCTCACTGACAGCAACCCTCCCACCAAGAGAATTTGCTTTGTGACCTCTTTTGGATTTCAAGATCACctattttaaattctaaaagACCCAGCTCCTAAATCTCAGTTTCTCTGAGGGAGAAGTCCTCCCTTTGCACAATTGTGAGGGTTCCCTGGAAAAAGGGCAGCCTCAGACGCTGCAAAGTGGCTCTTACAGGGGGAAAACTGACCAGAGGACAAACGTGGACAATGAGAAACCTTGATAATAGCATGGCATGAACACATCCAGCCACCAACCAGAACTAAGAAAAGCTGAGAATAGCTGGGAACAGAAGCTGCATTTGTTGCCTGTCAGAAACCAGCACCAGGAGCAAAGTCAGAACAGTGACCTTACTGTTCCAGACAGAGGCCAAGCTCATGGCAATGACAAACACTACtgccttttctgcttccctcTTCGTGCAGAAGGTGAACTGCCATTAGTTGTACTAATACAATGAATTGCTGGTAGGAAAAGGGCAGACTTGGGCCAGAAATAGGAACAAAAGAGGTTAAGGACATGGAGAGTTTGGATGCTGCCAGACTGGCTGCACTTGATTAAATTCAGCCATAGCCACAACTGGCTATAATCTCTTTGACAACTCTCAGGGGTGAGCAAGGTCCCTGAAGGTAGAAAAGGGCAGTGGAATGCCTGCTTTTAAAAAGAGGACCCAAATAATTAAGGAACAGACACACTGAGCAGCGAGATGTGGTGGGGATGAAGAGCTGCCACCCTGAGGTCCTTCTGccagtcactgctgctgcctcataCATTTCTCCATCAGCAGTTCCAGCTCCCACACTGGTTTTGCTTAAAAATAGCCAAACTCCTATCTCACTACTGAACTGGCCAGCTGTAGCAGAACCAGGTCAGGGAGAGCTCACAGCAACAGAGCTAAAAGGAGAGGAACAACGTCAGTGAGCAATAAGAACAATCCCTTCAGCAGGTACAGAAAGGGGACACTTGTCCCCAGACTCACAGCTCAGGCTGCCTCATTCCAGCTCCCAGAAAGGAAACTCTACACCCCCTTGTAACAGCCCTAAAAACAACAGTGGAGTTGGAGGAAGAGCATGTGAGTACTCCCTGCTTGGTGCAGTGTGAGTGCAGGTTTCACCCTGTGGCACACCAGCAGTGTCACTGGGTGTGcgagccctggcacagatgctccagctgctgcaatgAGTGACAGAGACAGGGCTGACTTTGGAGATTCTGGGTCTTGCTGAAAGTAGAGGAGCCTGGCCACACACCGAGACCTTGTAACAAACCTCAGGGGTACAGCAGGAGCAACACATGAGCTGCTACTGAAACAAGATCTTAACTAACAAccactgctgcccctctgcagcctctcacCTGAGCTCCGCTGCTGTGCAGGTAACACATGGGGCTGGGCCTCCCACTTCCCCAAGGCTCCTTACCTGTAAAGCACTGTAGTTCATCTGGAACTGAAGGATAGCTTCACACAAGTTCCAAAAGGAATATTCTGGCCACAAGACTGATTGAAACACCAGGCATGAATGGGATGTCTGCAGAAAGCAAGATCACCAACAATTTAATCACTGAGCAAGAGAAAAAGTCATTAAGATGCAACTCTGTTGGGCAAACTGTGCCACTTTCCCCACAAAGGTTTTACCTAGCCCGTTATCAGATCCTACTTAAAGTGAGGTAAAAAGCAGCTAGGAGTCTGAAATTGCACAGTGTAGAGTCCTTCTAATTTGTTTTCAATGCTGGGACACCAGTCATCCACTCCTGCAAAGGCATCAGCAGAATTCTTTCTAATGCTGTGTTGCTCTTCAGAGAGGTATTTTTAATAGCTTAAGCATCACAGAGTtataaaaaccctaaaatagCAACACTGGAGTACCAAAGGCTGAGGGAATAACAGTTGAACTGAGGATCAGGACATGACATTTAAGCCATTCTTCAAATGACATCTCATGATATTCCTTACTGCCCACTCATGGCATTTAAAGTGCTTCATGGAGCCAAGAGCTGTGGTGCACTGAAGATATCCTTGAGCTGGAAGATGAAAGATTTCAAGTCAAAACCTATTTTTGCCACCAAGTTCCTCAGAGTTTGAGGTGAATGTGTTCCTATGATGACTGCTAAAACAATCCAACACTTAACAGGACTCCTGTACCACCGAGAGGAGCAAGCCAAGTGTTATTTCATAGCATCAACACCACCCAGGGTATGGGTGTGCCCAAAAacagggggagcagaggggatgcCTTGGTAGGTAAGCACAGCTGAGGCCAGACAACTTCTGAGAACTTGCCAATTAAATAATTTGGAATGGGAATAATTTGATGTGGTTGCCTAAAGGCAATTTGGTTTTGGCTCCATGTACAATAACATGTGAGCTTCAGCTGAAGCAACTCCACTCAAATGTTCTCTACAAACAAGAAATTATCTAAAGGTGAGGAGAGGAGCCAAGGGATGAGAATTCTTGATTTTAAGCAAACACAGATCTGCCAGACACAGATTGCTCAGAGGTGCCCCAGCACTCAGCCCATGCTGGAAGTTACCTGACCCCAGCAGAAGGAGATGCAGAGCCCTCACATCTGCCTGCACCTGGAGTCAGTGGAACAGCAGCACCCTCTGAGGCAAAGGTGGAATATCCCAAGGAGAGAACAGAGACTTTACCTGCCAGAGCAAGAAGTCACTGAGGCGAACCTCCCCAGAGGTCCTGATCAGCAGGTCAGGGTCGGGGGAGTTGTTGGTGTACAGACATTTATCCAGCAGCGACTCAGACACGTCACTGAAAGAGACACAGCTCGTCACACACCCTCCTGGCCTGATGGATGTGCCACAAACCAGAACTAAGGGGTTTTCTGTAAATTCAGGGCTGCAAATTAAAACTGGGTGGGAGAGCTAAACCACAGTCAGCCATCCACTTGCTTCTTTTAGACACTGCTGTCTGCTCCACAGGCTATTCCAAACGCTGCTTCAgcccccagagcatcccactCCATGCTCTTTGAAACATAACACAGTGGTGGAAGCAGACTGTGAGGGCTTCCatctgcagcagggagcagagagtAACTATTCCTTCTCCTTCAGGGTGGAGGAACAGTGCAGCATTCATGATTCATCTGTTGTTTGACCTCATAGCTAAGACTGTCAGCCAAGCAGCCAATTGTTGTGGCATAAAATCTGCCTTCACATTTAAACTAACTTAAGACACAGACCTAATTTCTCTTCTGCCTTGGTTGTGTATCTATCACCATGGTAACTGCAATAATAAAAGCCAAACACTGCATAGTAACTTTAAGTCATTTGTTCCAGTCCTACTGGTTTAATGAGATCTATTTAAAAGCCACTGGGCCTCTGAGAGGTTTCTCCTGCAGTGTGAGTGGTGAGACAGGCAGGATTCACCCCAAAGGCTCACACAGAAAGCCAAGAGTTACCTGGGCTCCAGCAGGCCTTGCTCCACGCCCCAGGCCATCTCCCTGACAGCATTGCTGATCTCATGTCTCGATGTGTAAGCAAAGCAGACGTTCAGAAAGCACCTGCACAAGGAAACGCTGTGAGAGGCCCATCCTGGGAATGCCCAGCACACGACAGCGATGTGTGCTTGGAGGaccaagaaggaaaaagaggtgCACGTGTCTGACAAGTCCCAGCcctcaggaggaggaggaagacatGAGCTGTCAGCTCTTTAAACCGGGTATCACTCACTTGTTGTAGTTCCTGgttgccagcacagcctgggcaatCAGCTCCTGGATATCCacgggcaggaggggcaggtcCCCGAGGACACGGATGCACACCCCGTGCTTCTTCAGGTTCTCCCTGCACCCAACCAGTGGGGACCACAGAAAACACATCAGTCCCTGCTGCACAGGGCCAAcacccacccacagccccagcaaagCTGGGCCTGGAGAGAGGCAAAACCACCACATGCTTTTCAGGTGTGCCAAGCTGGCTGAGATTTGATCATCCCAAAGCATTCCATAAAGGCACAGTGATCATACCCCACACCTCCTCCTGAGGTACAGACATAACCAAAGGACAGGACATGATCACAGACCAGGCATCCCTACCTGTGGAGGCTTAGAATACAACCACAGGCTCTGGGCACCTCTAACTAACCAGAAATTAAGACAGAGCTTTGACATTTCATGAAAACAACATCTGTCACTCTGTGTTTCTGACTGTGCTCTGTGATTCCGATTGTTTATCTGAAagctgtccttgtccccatggTCTGGGTGGCACAGTTGTCCCAAATGTGATGTGCAGGGCAGCGTGCATGCACAGAGCTGTACACCCCacccaggcaggcacagcccctccAGTCCCTGACTGCAGGTGGGGAAGGCTCTCCTCATTAATCCATTCTCACAATTTGTAACATCCCTGCCACTCATGGTGTCCTGCCCCAGTTCCACTCTTACTGCTCCTCCAGGAGGCGGCTGAACTTCTGTCTGGCCAGGTCCATGAGCCCATCCACCTCCTCCTTGGAGCGTTTGAAGTTCTCAATGCTGAAGGCATAGACTGTCACCTCCCGGATGCCCAGGTTCAGGCACCACCTCAGCGTCTGCAAGGAGACAAAATGTGACAATCAGGCCAGCAGGACACAACTGCTCCATGTGAAACCTTCCTGTGGTCTACCACCAGGCCAGGGCTGGATCAAAATAAATGACTATCAAAAATATGGAACCCCTAGATGTGAATTTCAGATTCATATTAAAGAACAGGAGGAAAATACCACTACCTGAGGATGAGAACCCACCACAGGGAACTCATCCAGCCAGGAAAAGCACCATAAATTATATCACAGTGCACTTTTCAAAATGGTTTCAGAGAAAGTCAACCtgtttcacagaaataaaagcctTGGGATCTGTAAGGTAGATACTTTAATTGAGTgcagaacagaaggaaaagcagctgaataGAATGACTCTGCAGGATAACACAGAGAGGGAGGAGCTCATTTGTGAATCCTGATGATGAACAGCAGCTCCAAGCATGGCAAGAGTAGCGAGAAAGAACACAGGACACCAGTccagcagcaaacccagctcCAACTCCCACCACACAAAGGCAGAAAACATCCTCCCCACCTGTGCCAGCTTATCAAAGCCTTGGgagtgtccctgctgcctctccacGTGGCACTTCTGGGCGTAGCGGCGATTGCCGTCCATGATGAAGGCGACGTGCTTGGGCATTGGGCCTGCCTGCAGACAGGGAGAGGCACgggagggcagcaggtgagcagggctgtcccaccgagagcccagcctgtcccctgcgtgctcccagggctgtctcctgcagctggaaggagcagggtgCTGGTTCCCTCCCTGCCAAGCCCAGTCTGGGGTCTCCAAAGGAACAGCTCAGTGCTGACAAGGGCCTGAGCTggaaggcagctctgccctccccactCCTCAgttcagagctgcagtgctcaggaACTCAGGGCcgccacagctgcagccagggaggggcACACAGGGGTTTATGCTGCATTTCCTATTTCAGAGCTCAAGGGCCTTTTCAGACACAGTTACCTtcagaaaacacaagaaaaggcCATTAGACTTCCCCACACAAAGAGCAGTGCTCCTTCCCATTGACCTCACTGGGGCAGCACCACCAGTCTCAGGCCTGAGCAAGGAGAGAATTTTCCTGGAACTGGTGAGATTTTGTTCCAATACTCAGTTTCATTCTCTAAACTCCCAGCATGAAGatctctcttctctccctccttcccatgccctgccttcctcagcaagGGCACAGATCCTTATTGGCAAGCACTGCCTGCAGTCCTGCTCATTTGCAAGGCTAAGCCCAAGCAATctcccagcctgggatggtgtTTAGGGATGCACATCCAGTGCCAGCACTAAATGTAGCCTTGCCAACAACTCTCCctttccagagctctgcagccgCAGAGTCATTTCCACCCTGAAGAACCTGCCAGCTCCTCAccacaaaatccacccaaatccaCCCCTTACCTTGATGATGTTGGCACAGAACCTCTCTATGATGGTCAGCTCGCCCTCTCTGATCCACGACATTTTTTATTGAGAGCTCCTTTATCAAAGGGAAGATGAAAATAAAGGGGTTAAAGGTGATTGTTTGAGCCCAAAGCAAATAAACCACCTGGGAAAAATCAACTCTGATTGCTGCTCTGGAGCCCTTTACATTGTCTGTGCGAGTCCTTGGATAAGCAGGCAGTGGGGAAGCTCAGAAACAGGCTCTGGAATTTTCCAGCTGTGTCATCTGAGTGGATTCTGCACCAGCTGGTGCAAGGAGAACCATCCCCgagtgctgcagcctgcagggctgctccgtACAGACCCACACCAGCAGAAACAGCCCAGACCCAACGGCCTGGACCTCATCCCACcatgcaggggcagcagcagatcGCGTTACACTCGTGAGCTCATTCCCCGTGTGGGCTTTCTCGGCCtgctccctcaggaggggatCCCTACCCACAGCCACAAACATCAGGGCAGGGAACCGCTGAGCCTCGGGCTGCTCCTACAGCTCCTGACGCAGGGCTCGGGCAGAGCTCACCCGGCGCCACGGCTGGCTGCTGACGGGCACCTAACGGCGGCCGGTGTGACCCAGGGCTCCCGCACAACGCCCTTCAGAGAGGCCGTGCCCGCCCGGGGCAGCGCGCCGAGGGCCGTGCCCGCTCCCCGGGAGCCCCCGGGACCCCGTCCCGCCGCCGGCAGCGAGCGGAACCGGCCGAGAGCGGGGAGCACAGCCAGACCCTGCGAGTGCCCCCGGACTCGGGATCCCCCCGGGCCCTCCCGCGCGGGAAGTGCACGGTGGGGAGGGGGCGTCCCTCAGGCCTCGGCCGGCTCCGTGAGGGGAGGGACACGGCCGCCGGCGGGAGAGGCACGGCGGAAAGAGACACAACCCGCCCGCCACGCCCCCGCCGTGCCCGCTCATCCCCGGTAAGCCCCGTTATGCCCCGGGTCAGCCCCGGCTCTCCCCGGTCCCGGTACCTGCCCCGGCGGCGCCGCCTCAGCCTCCGCCGGACGGTGACGTGCCCTTCCGCTTACGTCACACGGCGGCGCGCGCCGGACGGGGCGTGGCGGGGGCGGGGCTGCGCGTGCGCAGGGGCGGGGGAGCCCGAGGGGAGGGGAAGATGGCGGcgggggagctgggaggggagggggagatggTGAGGGATAGAAGGCAGCGTGGATCGGCAGGAAACTCTCCCTTTGTGAGCGTGGGGGTTCTCAAAGCAGCTGTgactgcccctggatccctggaaatgtcccaagccaggctggacatggaggcttggagcagcctgggatggggaagatgtccctgccataTCAGGGGTGGGATTATTGGGTgggctttaatgtcccttccacccaaaccgctctgtgtttctgtggcagggctggggcactttTGGGGAGGTGGGATCTGGTTCCCTGGGCTCCTCAACccacacaaaaaaccacaagtgACCACACACAGGACTTCACCAGCAGCCATTGCCCATGgtctttattaatttttttttccagaaaagaaaaaaaaccccacattttacATAGTTggtacaaaaacaaaaataaaacgAGAAGAAGGGGGGGGAAACCTGCAGCAACAGGAGCTGAGGGTGTCGCTGCAGGGACCACGGCAGGAAATGTCTTTGGGAAGTGTGAGTAACTGCTCAGGGTCACCCTgagccccacacacacacacagaccccacatcccctccctcccaccctgtAAAACTTCACGGGTTTGACACGAACGCTTTGGTTGCTAGCAGTAAACAACATGGATTACATTCTTCCGTCTCCTCTGGACATTTCTGGGACTCAAGGCTTTCGCCCCAGGGCAGACACCCCTCGTGAGGGACgtctttgttttatttctcacatTCTCTACATTTATTTCTCACATTTTCTACATTCAAACACTCCCGTGTCACGGCAGGACCCTGAGCGTGCCCCAtgctcccctgtcccctcatgCATAGTGCCCGTGGGCAGGGTGGGCCATGATGCAGCAATCGAGTTAATTATTGTCAGCAGAAGGGAAGAGCCACAATGGCCAACACGAGGAGATGCGAATCAATCCCATCTCCTCCAGCGTGGCTTCCCAGCACAGATAAAAATCCCTGTTAAAAATCCCTGTTTTCTCAGATCCCAGCGCCCTGGGGGAAAGCTGAGTGATTCCCTGTTTGCTTTGCCCAGGGCGGGGATGGTCACAGAGCTCccacctggcagctctgggtgggagagcacctccatctccctgctccGTAACCTAGTACATGCTTTggatattttctattttttttttccttttttttttctttttttttcctcttattttttgTAAACAATAACCAAGGAGAATACTGAGAGAAAGTGGAAAGGTTTACAGAGGCATTTACACACACAAGACATCTGACAGGGAAATCACCAAACCATTAATGTGGGAGCAGGGGGGGGAAGGTCCTACAGGATCCTTGAGGGTAGACAGGGATGAGGGGGCAGATACAGGGATTGGGGGGCAGATACAGGGATTGGGGGGCAGATACAGGGATTGGGGGCAGACACAGGGATTGAGGGGGCAGATACAGGGATTGAGGGGGCAGACACAGGGATTGAGGGGGCAGACAGAGGAATTGAGGGGGCAGATACAGAGATTGAGGGGACAGATACAGAAATTAGGGGGGCACAtacagggatttgggggcagaCACAGGGATTGAATGGGCAGACACAGGGATTGAAAAGGCAGACACAAGGATTGAGGGGGCAGATAGAGGAATTGGGGGCAGATACAGAGATTGAGGGGACAGATACAGAAATTAGGGGGGCACAtacagggatttgggggcagaTACAGGAATTAGGGGGGCACAtacagggatttgggggcagaTACAGGAACTGGGGGCACATACAGGGACGAGGGGGCAGACACAGGGATTGGGGGGCAGCAGTTTCCCTGGCACAGCCGAGGTGCCGGGGGGAGGCCCAGAGCCCCCCCCAAGGCTCTATTGCATTTACCCCGTCAGACTAAAGCTGTTTTCCTGAAGCAGTTTTGTACAGATCCCGTTGctagacaaaaaataaa
This window encodes:
- the DHDDS gene encoding dehydrodolichyl diphosphate synthase complex subunit DHDDS isoform X2, whose amino-acid sequence is MSWIREGELTIIERFCANIIKAGPMPKHVAFIMDGNRRYAQKCHVERQQGHSQGFDKLAQTLRWCLNLGIREVTVYAFSIENFKRSKEEVDGLMDLARQKFSRLLEEQENLKKHGVCIRVLGDLPLLPVDIQELIAQAVLATRNYNKCFLNVCFAYTSRHEISNAVREMAWGVEQGLLEPSDVSESLLDKCLYTNNSPDPDLLIRTSGEVRLSDFLLWQTSHSCLVFQSVLWPEYSFWNLCEAILQFQMNYSALQARDSYLEERRRQQLERDQAYVSRRLQQEGCPSHGDSRRRRSLLQKCTALREERIQGFLQALEHKRADFLERLCPVSA
- the DHDDS gene encoding dehydrodolichyl diphosphate synthase complex subunit DHDDS isoform X1 → MSWIREGELTIIERFCANIIKAGPMPKHVAFIMDGNRRYAQKCHVERQQGHSQGFDKLAQTLRWCLNLGIREVTVYAFSIENFKRSKEEVDGLMDLARQKFSRLLEEQENLKKHGVCIRVLGDLPLLPVDIQELIAQAVLATRNYNKCFLNVCFAYTSRHEISNAVREMAWGVEQGLLEPSDVSESLLDKCLYTNNSPDPDLLIRTSGEVRLSDFLLWQTSHSCLVFQSVLWPEYSFWNLCEAILQFQMNYSALQKARDSYLEERRRQQLERDQAYVSRRLQQEGCPSHGDSRRRRSLLQKCTALREERIQGFLQALEHKRADFLERLCPVSA